AGTAGCCGGCGTCCGCGTCCCAGTACGCGGCGAGGAAGTCCTGCATGGCCTGCGCGGGCTGCGGCGCCGTGGGGACGTCACCGGGCTGCCGCGCGGTGCCGGACGGCACGCCGGTCAGCAGCGCGAGGGCCAGGAGCAGGTGACGGCGCGTGGCCCTGCTGGCGGCGGACGCGGCCACCTACTTGGCGGCGTTGTCCGCGAGAATGCGGTCGCCGGCGATCTGGGCCTTCTGAAGCGCGGTCTTGGCGTCCTGCTTGCCCTCCAGGAACAGCTGAATGTTGGGAATCAGCGCCTGGCCTTCCATGGGTGGATAGCCGGGCACGGGCGGCCGGATGGTCGCAAATTTCAGCGTGTCGGTGATGGGTTTCCAGAACGCGTCCTTCTGGAAGTACGCGTCGCCGGCGGCGCGCAGGTTGCCGGGGATATTGTTGCTGGATTTGCCCCACATCAGCGCGTTGGCGGGGGTGGCCAGCCACCACTTGATGAAGTCCCAGCCGGCGTCCTTGTTCTTGGACGCCTGTGTGAGCGCGAGGCCGAAGCCGCCCATGCCGGCACCCTGCGCGCCGGTCGGGCCTTTGGGCGGCGGCGCGATGCCGAAGTCGAGTTCCTTGCCGTACTTGCGGTACGAGCTGATGTTCCACGGGCCGTTGTAGCCCATGGCGATCTTGCCCGTCACGAACGGGTCCTGGGCGTTGCCCTCACCGCGTCCGAAGCCGATCTCGTAGACCTTGTCCTTGTTCAGCAGGGTGTCCCAGAATTCCAGCACCTTGAGTCCAGCCGGACTGTTGAAGGCGGTCTTCTTGCCGTCCGGCGTGAGCATGCTGCCGCCGGCCTGCTTGAGCCACATGCTGAACAGGCCCACGTCGTCGAGCGCGAAGCCGGACACGAGGAGCTTGCCGCTGGCGTCGCGCTTGGTCAACTTGATCGCGGCGGCGCGCAGGTCCGCCCAGGTCTTCGGCGGCTGCACTCCGGCGGCCGTGAGCAGCTTTTTGTTGTAGAACAGCGCGCGGGCGTCTACCGTGAGGGGCAGGCCGTAGACGGTGTTGCCCACGCTGAGTTCGCGCAGCGCCTCGCCGTAGAACCCGCTGGTGTCGATGCGGTCGCGGGTCAGGTAGGCGTTGACGGGGGCCAGCACGTTTTTCGGAGCGTACAGCGCCGTTTCAAAACGGTCCCAGATCATGACGTCCGGAGCATTCCCAGCGGCCGACGCGGTCAGGAACTTGGTCACGACATCCTGCTGCGGCACGTAGGTCACGTGCACCTTGTTCTGCGACTTGTTATATGCACGCACCATGGTCTGGATCTGCTGTTCACCTTCCCCCGTCCAGCCGCCCCAGAACACGAGTTCCGTGGCGCTCTGCGCGTGGGCAGTGAGAACGTGGGTGGCGCCGCTGGCCATTGCCAGCAGGGCGCCCAGCGTGATGACGGTACGCGAACGGGTGGTCTTCATGCATGCCTCCTATGGGTCCCGTCCGCTCTGGCTACGCACCATGGCAGCCTGACCGGAGCGCCCGAGTCGGCGCACACGTGAACGCGCGGTATTCGCAGCACCGCGGTCTGGTTGGGGGACGACTTGATAGTAGATGCGCCGACAATGTATGTCAACATAACAACTCGACGAAATAGCATAACAACTTTCAGCAGTGTGGACGCCTGTTCAGTGTTCTTTGCAAGGTGCGGCAATCCGGCGCTCGCTGGCTCGCTGCGGAGTCATGCCACCCCCACGCCACCCGTGACGCCGTCTAGCAGCCGTACGAGGTCACCTTGAGCGACCGCGATGCGTAGGTACGGTTGCGCTGGCCGTCGAGGTTTAGGTTTGCCGAGCCGCTCTCTTCTTGGGGAGTGCTGGCGGCCTCCCAAAGGCGCTGGCGCTCACCTGCT
This is a stretch of genomic DNA from Deinococcus metalli. It encodes these proteins:
- a CDS encoding ABC transporter substrate-binding protein, translating into MKTTRSRTVITLGALLAMASGATHVLTAHAQSATELVFWGGWTGEGEQQIQTMVRAYNKSQNKVHVTYVPQQDVVTKFLTASAAGNAPDVMIWDRFETALYAPKNVLAPVNAYLTRDRIDTSGFYGEALRELSVGNTVYGLPLTVDARALFYNKKLLTAAGVQPPKTWADLRAAAIKLTKRDASGKLLVSGFALDDVGLFSMWLKQAGGSMLTPDGKKTAFNSPAGLKVLEFWDTLLNKDKVYEIGFGRGEGNAQDPFVTGKIAMGYNGPWNISSYRKYGKELDFGIAPPPKGPTGAQGAGMGGFGLALTQASKNKDAGWDFIKWWLATPANALMWGKSSNNIPGNLRAAGDAYFQKDAFWKPITDTLKFATIRPPVPGYPPMEGQALIPNIQLFLEGKQDAKTALQKAQIAGDRILADNAAK